TCCCAAGTTACATTCATTAAGTCATTAATATAGTTGATTAGTTGCtattaagattatttttcacaaaagaaatgtttctttgGTTGCATATGATGATGGAAaatataaagaaggaaaaaagggattatttttattatatgttTGTTCAAATAATTTCCAATTCATTTCCTATCTTCAACAGGTAATTTTTAATCATGCACCTGCATGTATTGAAGCAATGTTcttattttgggtaaaaatcATTCTTCTACTTTCGTGTAAAATCAATAATAGACTAGTTAAAGTCATAGAACATAGATACTCAAAAGGAATATAAAGTGCACCCTGTTATCATCCTTGGaggcaattaaaattataagaACACAAATCTGGAATGATACTAAATTCATAGCACGAGTAGAAACTTGCAAGCATGTAGAATTGAGCAAACAAGGAGAAAGCCTCTCAATTGCAATTTAGATCGTTCACAATATCATACTCCGAACAACTTTTCTGATTGGTATCGCAATACCTGAAATCATCTTGTATCAAAAGTTATAACTTGTCTTTGCTTATTCAAACGCgctacaaattttcaaagtcacGTCCACATCATCTCTCATATCTTTAACAAACAACAAGTTTAAAATTTGACTCAAATCCATAACAGATACAATATTTAATATTCATAACTCACACCCTCAAGTTTATTCTGgcttaataaattattttggaGTAACAGTGGAATTGGGCACGCCATATGAAGCAACCACCAATATATGGAGGTGTGACAAAAATGGTTTTTAAAATTCTTCCATCAATCTGcagatttatttattattgtgttcttatttgataaacaacataaaattactGTTGCCACATAACTAAACTCTTGTCACATTTGATAGGTATGAAGCAGACTTGGTGAAATCGATTGTCCGAAAAGTCTCGAGCGAACCGAAGAAACAGTTTGAGTTGGATATTTCTGAgaatttggtcggaattgatCGTCATGTGAAGGAGATTATGGAATTTGTGGATACTAAAAAATCTCATGCCACCCTATTTGTTGGCATCCAcggaatgggaggcattggtaagactactcttgctaaagCTATCTATAATGAGCTTTTCAATCAATTCGAGCACCGTAGCTACATGGCTGATATAAGGGAATCATGGAAGCGTAATGGCACACATTACTTACAGAATCGGTTAATCTATGATATATCGAAGCTcaaaaatgaagttcataaTGAAGATGAAGGGACTAAGTTCATCTCCTCCAAGTTTAAAGGTAAAAAggtcctcctccttcttgaCGACGTGGATAATGTCGTTCAATTGAAGCGTTTGGTTGGTAATCGTGGTTGGTTTTCTTCGGGAAGTATAATCATTATTACCACCAGAAACGAGAAGATTCTTCAAGAATTTGGGATGGACTATGCCTTTGACCATAAGGAAATGGACAACGATCAATCTTTGATTCTGTTTAGCAAACATGCATTCCGAAGGGACTCACCTCCAAGGGAATTTAAGGACCTTGCTCATGAAGTCGTATCCATCACCGGAGGGCTTCCCTTATCCCTTGAGGTTTTAGGCTCATTATTGTGCGGACAAAAGCTAGCATTTTGGAGAGGTACAAGAGACAAGTTAAAAGAAGTGCCTCTTAAGGAGGTGAAAGAAAAGTTACTGATAAGTTTCGAAGCATTAGAATATGAACAAAAGCAAACATTTTTggatattgcttgttttttcattggcacCGACGGAAGAATCGCATTCTACATGTGGGACGCCCGTCGTTTTTTCCCCGAGAAGGAAATTGAAGTATTGAGATTcatgtcattaataaaaattggagatgatCATAAGCTCCGAATGCATGACCAACCGAGAGATCTTGGTAGGGAAATCGTTCGCGAAGAAAACCGGCGGGAGCCTCGTAACCGTAGCAGGTTATGGGACTCCGAGGAAGTCAAGAAAGTGCTAAAGGAAAATAAGGTAattgtttcatttcttttccgTACTTAGTCCATGTTCTACTGTTAGAGTAATGTTGGTCTACCGCTTAGTGCTTGCTCACTATTATTACAACTTGAATGTTTCATTGACGAGATTAGAAAGTAGGGAGGTTGCTCTCTTTGAGTAAGTATTGTGGTGTTAAGATCATGAATTTCTACATTTGCTTCACTTACGTCTTTGACAAATGCAGTAAATGACTTGACTAATGATAAATCATAGAATCATAAAtacaattgggaaaaaaaaattataactgaattggcataattggaatatgcttagaacttttttggtaagtttAGATTACTTTTGTTGGATATAATATTAATGGAAATTGAATTGTTTCTTCTAGGGAACGGGAAAGATTGAGGCCATTAATCTGACTAAAGGTAGTTCAAAAGGCTCCGGCGAAACAACCGAGCGAGATGACAACACTTACACAGaagaacaattcaagaatttgacgAATCTAAGATTCCTTCTGGTGAATGGGGCACATCTAAGTGGAGATTTTAAGGACTCAATGAAGGGGTTAAGATGGCTTCGATGGCGAGAATGtcccatgaattttgaagtaaacAACTTCCCTGTGAAGGAACTAGTCGTGCTTGAATTTCcagaaagcaaaataaaagagaaatgggAAGGATGGAGTTCTTTCATGGTAAGAAcaagtatcttttttttttatttttcttttttgttatactttcttttaaataataatCACTCTTAGcaaccatttctttttaccggATGGCAAAGAAGCTCAAATTTCTCGACCTTACGGATTGTCGATACTTGGAAAATACAGACTTCCTCTCGGCTTTTAAGAATTTAGAGGTTTTGATCCTCAATAATTGTTGGGGACTGCTGCAAATTGACTCTTCAATTGGAGACTTGAAGGACCTCAATCGCTTGGAATTGAGCAACCGTGGGAGCCTCACGAAGCTTCCGGAAGAAATAGGTAAATTGAAAAAACTGGAAGAACTTCTTCTACCGTATACTTGGTGCCTTTTCGCATTACCGTAAAGCATAGTATCTttgcagaatctagaaattctaaatattgcTGGCAGtggtatagaagaattacccAACGATATTGGAAGGCTAAGAAATCTCCGAGAATTACATGctaaaaaatgccaaaaattggGAGGAAAACTTCCAGAAAGCATAGGGTCGTTGCGGAAGctagaaattctaaatattgcTGGCAAtggtatagaagaattacccGATGGTATTGGAAGGCTGAGAAATCTTCGAGAATTACATGCTGGTGGATGCaaaaaattgggagaaaaactTCCGTAAAGCATAGGATCTTTGcggaatctagaaattctaaatatttctcACACtggtatagaagaattacccGATGGTATTGGAAGGCTGAAAAAGCTCCAACATTTAGATGCTTCATGGTGCCGTGAATCGGGAGGGGAAATGCCGGAAAGCATggggtctttggagaatctagaaattctagatatttctgCAATCGGCATAGAAGAATTACCAAACGGTATCGGGAGACCGAGAAAGCTCCGAGATTTAAATGCTTCATATTGCAAATATCTGAAAGGCGAAAGGACAGAAAGCATGTGTAATCTTTCTTCCCCGCAACGCCTTAATTTTCTTGGCTGTATGGAGCTCCAATCACTACCGGACCTTCCTTCGAGCTTAACATATTTGGGAGTCACCTGTCAAAGTCGCAAATTGCCTTCACTCTCCCACCTAACCCGTCTCAAGGAGCTAGAAGTTATTGACTGTCAATTTCTCGAGTGCATCCCGGGGCTTCCATCAACACTACTAAAGAATTCAGAATGCTCCCAACCGACGGGTATTGAAGAATCGGAATTACCACAATCCCTAAACACTCCCTTCAAGTTGGAAACCTTGATGGTCAATGCGTGCGAATCTATTGAAACACTGGACGTTTCGCAGTTTATCCATCTAAGGACATTATCCTTCTATAATTGCCACAATTTACTTGAAGTTCGAGGTCttgataaaatgaaatatttggAATCCTTGACTGTTGAATCCCGCCATTCGGTTGAACGGTTGGACCTTCCAAAGTTCGGGGATCCGAAGATAGTGAAAGTTGAATTTTGCAAAAActtagtcgaaattcaaggtctcaAAAACTTGGAGTCCTTGGAAACCCCGAGTATCTCTAGGTGCGCTTCAATGGGAAGGCTGCTCGTTCCACAATCCAGGAGTCTGAGGGTGTTAGATGCTGAATATTGCACCAAATtagctgaaattcaaggcctcgatgggTTGGAGCTTTTGGGAGAGCTAAATATCAGTGGCTGCACTTCAAATAAAAAGTTGCATCTTCCAATATCTGGGGGTTTGTATAAATTAAATGTCGAAGGTAGTGAAACCTTAGCCAAAATTCAAGGTCTCAATAGGCTGGAGTTCTTGGAAGTGCTGAACATCTCTcggtgcacttcaattgaaaggctagaccttccaaaatccgggagtATGAAGGAGTTATATGCTAGAGGCTGCGTAAACTTAGCTGAAATTCGAGGGCTCGAAGGGCTGGAGTTCTTGCAAAAGCTCGATATCTCCGCGTGCGCTACAATTGAAAGGCTGGACCTTCCAAAAACCAATAGTCTGGAGATATTAAATATTGGAAATTGCAAAAACTTAATCcaaattcaaggccttgataGGTTAGAGTTCTTGAGAGAGTTACATGCCGGAGGCTGTGTAAACTTAGCCGAAATTCGAGGGCTCGAAGGGTTAAAGTTCTTGGAAGAGTTGGATATCCATGGGTGCActacaattgaaaggttggaCCTTCCAAAGTCCCATCGTCTGAAGAAATTACATGCTGAATATTGCGAAAGcttagtcgaaattcaaggcctcgataggttAGAGTTCTTGAAAGAGTTACATGCTAGAGGCTGCGTAAACTTAGCCGAAATTCGAGGGCTCGAAGGGTTGGAGTTCTTGGGAGAGTTGGATATCCATGGGTGCgctacaattgaaaggttggaCCTTCCAAAGTCCCATGATCTGAAGAAATTACATGTTGAATATTGCGAAAGcttagtcgaaattcaaggcctcgataggttagagttcttggaagagttgaatATCTCTGGGTGCGtttcaattgaaaggctggaTCTTCAGAAATCCAAGATGCTGGAGAGATTAGATACAAACAATTGCGCAAACATAGTGGAAATTCAAGGTCTTGACAACTTAGCGATGTCGAATGTCTCTGGGTGCACTTCGTTTGAAAGGCTACCAAACTTACATTGCTTTCGCTACTTGAAAAGTTTGACTATCAACGGCTGTGACAAGCTTCAAGAGATACTGAGCCCAGAGATATTCCCATCCCGCACAAGTTTATGGATTGGAAGTTGCAAGTCCTTAGCAAAATTACCGAACTTGTCAAGTTTTCATGGTTTACAAGAATTGTTCCTGTCAACCTGTCATGAACTTCGAGAGATCCCGGGGCTTGAGGAGTCAATATCTCTAGAAAGTATTACTATCTCGGGATGTTCCTCGATCGAGCTCTTACCAGATTTGTCATCGTGTACCCGCTTGATAAGTCCGATTGTGCAAGATTGCGAGAAACGGACCGAGATTAGAGGGCTCAAGAAATTGGAGCAACAAGtggaattgaaaatttctgGATGCAAGTCACTCAAAACAATTCCAAAATTATCCGTAACTCGACGTTATCGGATTTACAAGGGATTTGCACCAAGCATTTCGGATGACTAAGATGAGTCAAGATAAGGGAGATGATCCACATTTTCTAACAAGGGTGCATAAAGCGGGTAAGTTACCTCTGCTCGTTTGAGATCTACCGCCCAATtgtcatttgcaatttctttcaagatttaTAGTCTTCTCATTATCATTTCCTGGTTGATAGTgtcatcattatttttgttacatGAATTCAAGGAATCCGGGGGAGATGTTCATGGAAGTTAATGTGTGCTTTGGCAAAATGGTTCTTCTTATCATGCAAGAACGGAAATAGATGAAAAGGCTTTCTAAGCACATCATGTCTTTAGACTTTAGGTAATTCATCCTCTGCAGAAAATTTACTTTTC
This sequence is a window from Rhodamnia argentea isolate NSW1041297 chromosome 3, ASM2092103v1, whole genome shotgun sequence. Protein-coding genes within it:
- the LOC115730827 gene encoding disease resistance protein L6-like, whose amino-acid sequence is MQRKNNNDQIVLPIFYKVKPSDVGYQAGSFGKLFHEREGRLRERSSQDLANLEKWKQALLEVSNVKGYEVHGSEVELVKLVVQRVLRELKKNFELVISENLVGIEIHVKKVTEFLDNTSQATLFVGINGMGGIGKTTLAKAIYNKLSNQFEYRSFIADIRESWKKGVHRFWKQLIGDILQQDIEICDENEGTNIISSRLKDKKVLVVLDDVDNVNRVKRLTGNHDWFSSRSRIIITTRDERIFKGARVDYKYDLKEMDSAQSLILFSKHAFLMDSPPKEFGDLTREVVSITGGLPLCLEVFGSLFYGKESTEWRDMIKKLEKIPRKEVQERLRISYEALDDGQKQIFLDIACFFIDNDKRIASYMWEACKFFPKVNIEELRFMSLIKIEDDRWLGMHDHLRDLGRTIVRENYERQPWKHSRLWDSDEALKVLKANKGTEEIEAIDMSKGSSDGDIYTGEQFKKLTSLRFLHMMKGAHLIGDFKDSVEELKWLRWENCPMNFEVNNLHAAELVVLELSGSKINKRWRGWSSFMMAEKLKFLDLSFCESLETTEFLSAFKNLEVLILNYCSGLRQIDFSIGGMKALLHLELCSCESLTELPESMGSLENLEILDISAIGIEELPNGIGRPRKLRDLNASYCKYLKGERTESMCNLSSPQRLNFLGCMELQSLPDLPSSLTYLGVTCQSRKLPSLSHLTRLKELEVIDCQFLECIPGLPSTLLKNSECSQPTGIEESELPQSLNTPFKLETLMVNACESIETLDVSQFIHLRTLSFYNCHNLLEVRGLDKMKYLESLTVESRHSVERLDLPKFGDPKIVKVEFCKNLVEIQGLKNLESLETPSISRCASMGRLLVPQSRSLRVLDAEYCTKLAEIQGLDGLELLGELNISGCTSNKKLHLPISGGLYKLNVEGSETLAKIQGLNRLEFLEVLNISRCTSIERLDLPKSGSMKELYARGCVNLAEIRGLEGLEFLQKLDISACATIERLDLPKTNKFLRELHAGGCVNLAEIRGLEGLKFLEELDIHGCTTIERLDLPKSHRLKKLHAEYCESLVEIQGLDRLEFLKELHARGCVNLAEIRGLEGLEFLGELDIHGCATIERLDLPKSHDLKKLHVEYCESLVEIQGLDRLEFLEELNISGCVSIERLDLQKSKMLERLDTNNCANIVEIQGLDNLAMSNVSGCTSFERLPNLHCFRYLKSLTINGCDKLQEILSPEIFPSRTSLWIGSCKSLAKLPNLSSFHGLQELFLSTCHELREIPGLEESISLESITISGCSSIELLPDLSSCTRLISPIVQDCEKRTEIRGLKKLEQQVELKISGCKSLKTIPKLSVTRRYRIYKGFAPSISDD